The Dioscorea cayenensis subsp. rotundata cultivar TDr96_F1 chromosome 8, TDr96_F1_v2_PseudoChromosome.rev07_lg8_w22 25.fasta, whole genome shotgun sequence genome segment GGGAGCGAATGCCGGGCCGGTGGCAGCCCTGAGGAGAGTAACTTAAGAAGCAGCAATGGGAATGCTGGCTGTTATATCTCCGGGCATTCCCCTGGTTCTTTCGATGAATCTTCAATGCTGTCCAATAACTTCTTGGCTTTCAAGAGAGATTTAAAGCAAGCAGAGCCTCAGGTATTTCTGTTGAATTTTTCTGTTGTCTGTGATTATCAAAGTTTTCATTCATGCATTTATTGATGGTTTTTTTGGGCAGAGCCGTGGTCTGACACATCAATTTAGTTTGCCAAAGACTTCATCAGAAATGGCTGCCATAGAAAAATTGTTACAATTCCAAGGTTCGGTTCCATTTAAGGTTCGAGCTAAGAGAGGGTGCGCTACTCACCCTCGAAGTATTGCAGAGAGGGTAAGCTTTTCAATTTGTCATTCACTGCCAACTTGAATCAAAGATTAGTTGATTGGAATGCCATTGGTTATTATCCTGTTGATAAAGAGCCAAACCAAGAATTctttatcattaaaaatcatAGAGCTGTCTTAATTAGTTGATCTTTCATTCTTCCTCATAAAATTACTCTTCTGAACTATTTCAGGTAAGGAGAACTCGGATTAGTGAAAGGATGAGAAAGTTACAAGTGCTGGTTCCTAACATGGAGAAGGTATCAATACTCTGCTCAATGTAACAGTAAATCATCTATCAGTCACTAGAATTCCTTATGTATGTTTACTTTCTCTCCAGCAAACCAACACTGCAGAGATGCTAGATTTTGCAGTTGAATACATAAAGAATCTTCAGAAACAGGTCAAGGTACGCATTCTCTCAACTTCCCACGCTTATGTAAAAATGTCTCCCTTGGTCTATCAATATAAATGAGATTGCCACCTCTTTTAGATGCTATTGGATAATCAATCCTGCTGCACCTGTgcttcaatcaaacaaaaatctcATCCAAATCAATCGGCTTAAACTTCTGTGATGCATGGAGGCCCCTGTTGAAGGTATAATAAACCAAAAGATTGTCAATGATAGCAATGTTAGAATTTATGGAAGTTCTCAGCTCCAATACATAACTGCAGAAATAAATAGTGTCACTGTTTGTAATTTTACTGAAATTGAATAGAAAGTGAGAAGATCGGCCCAACCGTATCGAATAACTCTTATTGGGTGCTTGCCAATCAGAATCTGTGACGATATAGATGAGAGATTCTCAATCTTCAGTAAAGgatgagagaaaaagagagtggTGATGGAGACTCTTGTGTAATTTGAGATATTGTAGTGTATGTATACCTTTCAATCTTTGCCATTTTTGTGACCACTGTGAAAAGTTCAATAGAGATACTGCACTGGATTTGATAAGAATTGGTCCCCAGTTTCCCACTTTGAATGGACTGCACTACAACaggcatcttcttctccattgaTGAAGTTATTCTCAGATAAATAATAGTATAAAGCCGATGAGATAAATAACAATCGGTTAAAATGAGCTTATCTGACATGATCTCAATTTGATCTTGTATTTCTAAGTTATTTAGTTCTTTGTGAGTTCATGCTATAAAGCTGTTTTAGGTTGCTTATCGCATTCTAATTGTACTataagggtgtgtttggataCAAAGTTTGATCCCCAAAGATTGGGGATCAACCCTTGTGGCATATACATGTCCATGTTTGGCCATGCACCAAAGGGTATGGGAAGGGGATGAGGAAGGGAATGTACGCCTCTCAAACCCTTCATGCTCATccctaggggtgagcaaaaccggaTCAGATACCCGGTTTTTCGGATCGGCAAAAGCTTGACTCGTATCCGACCTGGTTTAAACCGGATACTAaaaatcgggtacccggtttaaaccggatcggatatcggatatccagattcaaattaagtttcatctactccatggattttttttatataacaacatcaacattcataaaaaaaacaaatatgagaaacttgtaacttataaaaaggattaaaaccttacattattctccccacaaaaaaattcaaaaaaataataaagagtttcaccgacacaaagatttgaaatttttttccttttacttttaaccctataagagtttaaatttattaatatgtatatatatatatatataataataatgtaactatataagtaactctttaagtatttaaacaaggggttttaatttttttttttctacttacgtccttgtaaaattttaaatttattaatatatatatatatataataaatttaaattttatatggtctaaaaagtaaaaaatatatatatatatatatcttagagGGTTttaatgagggatttggattttttttttcttttttactttttaaaccatataaaatttaaatttattatatctaattatatatctatatctaattttttatatatatatatatatatatatataaatgaatatattaaaaaccggatcggattcggatacccggtttttaatttctcccgacccgtagccgatccggttttcaccttaaaaattcgGACCGGGCACCTGACCCTCTTTTTCGGATtgggtacccaaaaaattcaagtaaaaaaaccggatatcggatcggatcatcggatccggatttttttgctcacccctattCATCCACATCATTCTGGGGGATTAAGCATGTCTTGATAAGGCAATGACCTTTTTActtcttataatattatatttatttaaattttaatgatttacaTTATTgttatacattatatttatattgtattgaataaaaattaagaaatgacatgatatatattgtatttttttaaaatattagaattatttttattttagtgatttaaaaataattaaattttgacatttatttattttaaataaaaataattaaattatattcgttaattaaaatgtataaatttaaaattttatttaaaaaataatacattaataacttattttaaaaaaattaatagaaattgGAGCTCtttaataataagggaaaactACTATTTACCCCTACACTGtttaaaacttcccaaacaacccctgtAAGTTTTGAATACCCCGGACAGCACTTCCTTTAtcatttcacttcctttttaccccttgtATGTCATTTGGACTGGGTCCATATTGTGAAATTCCATTAttgcccttaaaaatggtgggaaaaaaaccgCCCAACCACATCAAGTCTAacattttttacatttcttttttttctgaaacaaactttggaagactTTTCACCATGTCATGTCCATGTTtccttttaaaattaaacagttttttgtttaaacagaaatgtttctgtttaaatttatcaagtttcggtttaaaatgttatgtctctgtttaaatttatccagtttctgtttaaacagaaataattTTAGTAgttattcggattctacgagcgtatccgttccacctcaagGCTACCCTGatggtttagtaggccttccttactcgttagatcaatttaaagttttatcattgcaTGTCCGATAACGTTTTGTAGgtgctaaccatttaaaaaactcacttcactaccacgagtgcggacacaatcgtagatcttgcaaagaaactgtcgtcaactaagcatagaggacaacttatattcgttacatatgtttgacacaaactatcgcatattattgtacattttgctcgttatttatgaaaatcattttcataaataaacgcaaatttaaaataaaacgatgatatttaaacagaaacatagttgtacaagttaattattgattaactATCCCAGTTTCcaattaaaacttatgttttttctcagttATTCTTGTAATGTccatgtttccgtttaaaattatatatttttttgtttaaacagaaatgtttccgtttaaatttatgaagtttctgtttaaaatgtcatgtctctgtttaaatttatccagtttctgtttaaacagaaatgattttagtaggtattcggattctactagcgtatccgttccacctcaggGCCACCCTAatggtttagtaggccttccttcctcgttagatcattttgaagttttgttattgcatgtcggacaacgttttgtatcgctaaccatttaaaaatttcacttcactaccacgagtgcggacacaatcgtagatcttacaaagaatactttacaaatcaaatcagaaagaacccacagaatatcaaaacaaaaggaaactgcATAACATCTTCAACGGCGTCcacctcgcctcaataccttggagcgcaaactaatgaaatgccaaAGAGTTGAGCGGGAGTTTTCCTTCGAGGCAGTGGTCCAATCCTATAGAAGATGTCCAGGAAATTACAacttttaaaaaggaaaaactgaagagatgaagagagaaaaaggaaaccagtgtcaataatggtgttctctggggattaaccaagaaaaaaaactgcTTCCTCTTGAAGAGGAAAAATTATTGCAACAAAGGGCTTTATGGTCAAACCATGTCTCaattgccacaacttcccatgcaagggataatttcgtccaaaaaattcaaaactaactccattaaatgcttcaggggtttcaaattcattgcattcaaaaggaggggttttttatggataatcaaatttagagggacaatttgtacatattgcaaattcagagggtgtttttggcaatttccactaataataattgtttttctacgggatatattatttaattaaaatattataaggtaaaaaagaaattttactaaaattttctcCTATTCTCTATCCTATTCCTATCCTcattccttccaaccaaacattacttttgttcCTATTTCCAATCCCCCTTCTCTATTTATATTCACATCCTCTTCCCTTTCTCCTTTCCCATTCTCATCCCCATATTCCCATTCCTTCCAACTAAACGGTTAAATTGAGATAAAGTTATTTAGCAATAATAGTAAAATACCGATGAGATAAATAACAATCAGTTAAATTGATCTTATCTGACATTATCTCAATTTGATCTTGTAGTTCTAAGTTATTTAGTTCTTTGTGAATTCATGCTATAAAGTTGTTTTCGATTGCCTAACGCATTCTCATTGTACTATAAAAGTATGTTAACTCAACTTTGTTAGgttaaaattgatatataaaaaaCCTAAAAGACCTAAATTCAAGGGGAATCATGGAAATTCCTaacctttttgtttatttatttatttttctacttttatTGTAACAAGTATTGTTATTTGCCTGTTTTGCACatgaacttttaaaattttttgtatttgatttttgatcaattatcaattttttgCTATGGTTTTACTACCTCTAGTTAGATGCCAATTACAGTTGGCTTGAAAATAGATATGGctaattatactttattttataaaagtataaacaatcaaatatattttaaagagCAACCCTGTAACtaaagaattttttataaagtcAACGAATCACGTGTTAAAAAGTAAGTACACCactaaaaattaattgtttggcTTATGCACATTCACATAGCGAAAACACATAGATTAGGTTATAAATTTATTCTCACAACTAAAACTTTTTTTTGATACCACTGTGTTGGGTACATTTTGAACTCTTAAGTAATAAAAATCTTCATAAAACATTTTTCCAGCGAGACCAATACCATTGTCATATTTCATTTCTCTACGGCtagtttcaagaaaaaaatattttttaaaatttaaaatcaccGTATGAATgtagaaaaaaggaaaatgatttttaaagGTACAATACCACAGttagtccctttatttttttctctctaaccttgtagtccctctattttaattttgtctttttagtccttctacTTGTCAAAATGAGTAAATCAAGTTCCTCCCTAAGAACGGCGTTACATGGGTCGTTAGCTCAGCTTGATGTGGCATTCTtgtgaatataaaaatattttaaaaaataaaaatgaataaaataatacttttaTTAAAACCAATGTCGAATTCGGATTTCGATCAAATGGACCCGAACATTGGTCTTTTCACCCCCAAACCCTAATGGCAACCAAGTAAAAAAAACCCTAGGTTCTCATCTTGAAAATCCCTGAATTCATCTCTCGATTCCTCCGGCATCATCACCCGTTGGAATTCGGCCTTTGTAGGTGAGCTTCGTACCATCACCGACTGGAATTTGTCATCACTGTCTCCCAATTTCTAACAACTCTACAATCCATCTCTCATTACTTCGACATCATCAACTGCTAGAATTCGACCTCTATAGATGAGCTTCCCACCATCACCGGCTAGAATTTGTCATCACCGTCTCACAATTTCTAACAATCCAACAAACCCTAACACTTCAATCACCTCTGGAATTTGGCGGCAAGATAACAAGTATTGCTTAGCAGGTAACATAACATGCATTCATCTTTACAATTGTTTTTAACTGTAGTGGgtgtttgtctatgattttgagtttgttgttttttataattatgtttcTGGTGCTTGTGTTTGTGAGCTTGTTGATTTTGAATATTTCCCATCATTATGGAGTTATTTATGAATGAGGTTGTTGATTTTcagtatttataataatattttggttactcttgttttatttgtaattttgtttgaaTGTGAGCATTTTGCATGatgttataaatgtaatttaGATGTGCTACTTTGTGCATTGCTGTGTTTTTGTTGACGTGATAATGTACATTTATGTTAAGTATTTTAACCTGGTTTGGGCTAGTTAGGTAGTTGGATGTATCATGTTCTTCAAATAGTTTAGAATTGGTCTTCTTCATTTAGGGAGTGTTTGGATGCCAAGAGTGGATTGGGAGATGAGTGGATTGGGAGTGACATGAGGGGTAATGGAGaaggagtgagaatgaagaatgtgtttggttggtaaagTTTGTAGActgtaatttattgggaatgagaaaagtaaagaaaataaatatgacaaaatGCCACTTATGCCCTTCatccatataaatgatattgtatatataataataagttatttttaattatatatattttttaattatcaaaaataaatattta includes the following:
- the LOC120266605 gene encoding transcription factor bHLH130-like; translated protein: MSSGPPGELLRYRSAPSSSLGEVCDDFHAADHASSPESMLARFLSDLHTPLPTSPAPLPTCRPMEHVGTLEPCSNLARHSSSPAEFFSHSNVDNGFGVMRSIGGVRNGNDTMGEAGLQQSRINQQISFSSRQSSIMSQISEIGSECRAGGSPEESNLRSSNGNAGCYISGHSPGSFDESSMLSNNFLAFKRDLKQAEPQSRGLTHQFSLPKTSSEMAAIEKLLQFQGSVPFKVRAKRGCATHPRSIAERVRRTRISERMRKLQVLVPNMEKQTNTAEMLDFAVEYIKNLQKQVKMLLDNQSCCTCASIKQKSHPNQSA